The following proteins are co-located in the Polystyrenella longa genome:
- a CDS encoding DUF1549 and DUF1553 domain-containing protein yields the protein MKFISVLCLTLLSLPLTSALADSAPLTVFPQEIQLKGKHSYQHMVIDQAEGEFVTDRTREATIESLTPEICRVEENIIFPVDNGTGKIRVSLGDQTQELSVTVTNAGVVQQIDFNRDIMPLLTRYGCNSGPCHGKARGQNGFQLSLLGFDAEFDYNALTKETRGRRLFPPAPEQSLILQKTSAVIPHGGGKKLEPGSLEYNLLARWIASGTPEKQPDTPTLEKVTVYPSARIMQNEKEQQLIVTAHYSDGTQKDVTRLTQYQSNEAAIADIDETGLITSGTVTGKAAVMARYHNVIAICNVSVPLPGDVDENIYDQLPEQNFIDGLVWKNLKELKLLPSEQAPDHTFLRRAYLDVIGRAPTAAETRAFLTDSSSDKRILLIDHLLEQPEYAEFWSSKWADLLRPNPYRVGIKAVLNYDNFIRESFRENKPYDQFVRELVTAQGSTFRNGAVTLFRDRRTPDEVTTMVGQLFLGIRLDCARCHHHPFEIWGQDDFYSFAAYFARVKYKGTGLSPPISGSEEMIYNGPSGEVKHPLTNEVLPPRPLFGEAPEITEDLDRRESLAIWMTAKENPFFSQVMANRVWADLMGRGMVEPVDDLRGTNPAVNQELLTALGEDFAAHDFNIKQLIRRICTSYVYGLSSNPVERNTVDTRNYSRYYRQRLRAEVLLDSIIQITGDKQSFQAMPAGVSAKELWTTRINSLFLDAFGRPDPNQDPPCERTTDTTIVQALHLMNSEELYKKVTSDKGYAATLVASDKTNEQIIEELYLSVYNRFPDAEEREVAISIYNEEGADRKMVTEDLMWAMLNTPEFVFKD from the coding sequence ATGAAGTTTATCTCCGTTCTTTGTCTGACGTTATTGTCACTTCCCCTGACATCCGCACTTGCGGACTCTGCCCCGCTCACCGTCTTTCCGCAAGAGATCCAGCTGAAAGGAAAGCACAGTTACCAGCACATGGTGATTGATCAGGCGGAAGGAGAGTTCGTCACTGACCGCACTCGCGAAGCGACGATTGAGTCGCTGACGCCGGAGATCTGTCGTGTCGAGGAAAACATCATTTTTCCCGTCGACAATGGGACGGGAAAGATCCGAGTCTCCCTCGGCGACCAGACCCAGGAACTGAGCGTAACGGTCACGAATGCCGGCGTCGTACAACAGATCGACTTCAATCGGGATATTATGCCACTGCTGACCCGTTACGGGTGTAACTCTGGCCCCTGCCACGGTAAGGCTCGCGGCCAGAATGGCTTCCAACTATCACTACTCGGGTTTGATGCCGAATTCGATTACAACGCACTCACCAAAGAGACACGTGGGCGTCGCCTGTTCCCCCCTGCTCCCGAACAGAGCCTGATCTTACAGAAAACTTCAGCCGTCATTCCACATGGTGGAGGCAAAAAGCTGGAACCGGGCAGCCTGGAATACAACCTGCTTGCACGATGGATTGCTTCAGGCACGCCTGAAAAGCAACCCGATACGCCTACGCTGGAAAAAGTCACTGTCTATCCGTCCGCCCGGATTATGCAGAACGAAAAAGAACAACAGCTGATCGTGACGGCACACTATTCGGACGGCACTCAGAAAGATGTCACCCGCCTTACTCAATACCAATCGAATGAAGCGGCTATTGCCGATATCGACGAAACAGGCCTGATCACTTCCGGTACCGTCACCGGCAAAGCAGCCGTCATGGCCCGGTACCACAATGTGATCGCCATCTGCAATGTTTCCGTCCCGCTGCCGGGCGACGTCGACGAAAACATCTACGATCAACTTCCCGAACAGAACTTTATCGATGGCCTCGTCTGGAAAAACCTTAAAGAGCTGAAACTGCTTCCCTCCGAACAGGCTCCCGACCATACCTTCCTGCGTCGAGCCTATCTGGACGTCATCGGTCGCGCCCCTACGGCAGCCGAAACACGAGCCTTTTTAACAGATTCTTCCAGCGACAAACGAATTCTTCTGATCGATCACTTACTCGAACAACCCGAATACGCTGAGTTCTGGTCGAGTAAATGGGCCGACCTGCTGCGACCGAACCCTTACCGGGTCGGTATCAAAGCGGTCCTTAATTACGACAACTTTATTCGCGAATCGTTCAGGGAAAACAAACCTTACGACCAATTCGTCCGTGAGCTGGTGACGGCACAAGGCAGTACCTTCCGTAACGGAGCGGTGACCTTATTCCGTGACCGCCGAACTCCAGATGAAGTCACGACCATGGTTGGTCAGTTGTTCCTCGGGATTCGGCTCGATTGTGCCCGGTGCCACCATCACCCATTTGAAATCTGGGGACAGGACGACTTTTACAGTTTTGCCGCTTACTTTGCCCGCGTGAAATATAAAGGGACTGGCCTCTCGCCACCGATCTCCGGTTCGGAAGAGATGATCTACAACGGACCAAGCGGAGAAGTCAAACATCCCCTGACGAATGAGGTTCTTCCTCCGCGGCCGTTATTCGGTGAAGCACCCGAAATTACAGAAGACCTGGATCGACGCGAATCCCTGGCGATCTGGATGACGGCTAAAGAAAACCCGTTCTTCTCTCAGGTGATGGCAAACCGCGTGTGGGCCGACCTGATGGGACGCGGGATGGTCGAACCTGTCGACGACCTGCGTGGAACCAACCCGGCTGTGAACCAGGAACTTCTAACCGCCCTCGGTGAAGATTTCGCCGCTCATGACTTCAATATCAAACAATTAATTCGTCGAATCTGTACGTCCTACGTTTATGGCCTCAGTTCAAACCCGGTCGAACGAAACACGGTTGATACACGGAATTACTCCCGGTATTACCGGCAGCGTTTACGGGCCGAAGTGCTACTCGACTCGATCATTCAGATCACAGGGGACAAACAGAGTTTCCAGGCGATGCCTGCGGGTGTATCGGCGAAAGAATTGTGGACAACGCGAATCAACTCGCTCTTCCTCGATGCCTTTGGACGTCCCGACCCGAACCAGGATCCTCCTTGTGAACGAACGACCGACACGACCATCGTGCAAGCTCTGCACCTGATGAACTCGGAAGAACTTTACAAGAAGGTCACCAGTGACAAAGGGTATGCCGCGACATTGGTCGCGTCGGACAAAACGAACGAACAGATTATAGAAGAACTGTATTTGAGCGTTTATAACCGCTTCCCAGATGCCGAAGAACGGGAAGTCGCGATTTCCATCTACAACGAAGAAGGAGCTGATCGCAAAATGGTCACCGAGGACCTGATGTGGGCCATGTTGAATACGCCCGAGTTTGTATTCAAAGACTGA
- a CDS encoding arylsulfatase: protein MDAIFRAEINRRQMLAASFGSLVAASFGKTGSAAPKNLNKPNILFLMSDQHRGDCVGADGNPLIHTPNLDRIANQGARCASAYSSTPTCTPARAGLLTGLSPWRHGMLGYFKVAEKYPNEMPQMLRDNGYYTFVIGKLHYTPQRNLHGYHSGLLDESLREQSIDFRSDYRSWFYSVAPTKDPDVTGIGFNDYDGGAYQLPAELHPTHWTGEAAVRFLDNYEGDQPFFLKVSFARPHSPYDPPQKWWDHYEDRDLPKAAVGDWADRNEEPQPEGSSSLWRGDLGEEQVRKSRQGYYGSVSFIDEQIGRILDALEERGELENTLIVYTSDHGDMTGDHHLWRKGYGYEASARVPMLVRWPNGMASDERGVTWNQPTELRDILPTFLDAAGIDANPADFDGKSLLKLARGENSDWREYIDMEHDICYRPWIHWSGLTDGRTKYLFHTLDGEQQLFDLENDPHELKNLAGLPEHSDELRKWRSRMVDHFQIRGEPFLKNGDLALRPKSNKLSPHYPGPPVKKSNA from the coding sequence ATGGACGCTATTTTCCGCGCCGAGATCAACCGTCGCCAAATGCTGGCCGCCAGTTTTGGCAGCTTAGTTGCAGCGTCATTCGGCAAGACAGGTTCCGCCGCTCCTAAAAACCTGAACAAACCAAACATCTTATTTCTGATGTCCGACCAGCATCGAGGAGACTGTGTCGGTGCCGACGGCAACCCGCTCATCCACACACCGAATCTGGATCGCATCGCTAACCAAGGGGCCCGCTGTGCCTCTGCTTATTCCAGCACGCCGACCTGCACCCCCGCCCGCGCGGGCCTGCTGACCGGACTTTCCCCTTGGCGTCATGGCATGCTTGGTTACTTCAAAGTCGCCGAGAAATACCCGAACGAAATGCCCCAGATGCTGCGGGACAATGGTTATTACACGTTCGTTATCGGCAAACTGCACTATACTCCTCAGCGAAATCTGCACGGGTATCACAGTGGGCTGCTCGATGAATCCTTACGCGAACAATCGATCGACTTCCGCAGTGATTACCGATCCTGGTTCTACTCGGTCGCACCAACTAAAGATCCCGATGTCACTGGCATCGGTTTCAATGACTACGATGGAGGTGCGTATCAACTACCGGCTGAACTACACCCAACGCATTGGACGGGCGAAGCAGCAGTTCGCTTTCTGGATAATTACGAGGGAGATCAACCCTTCTTTCTGAAGGTCTCCTTCGCGCGGCCACACAGCCCTTACGATCCACCCCAGAAATGGTGGGATCATTACGAAGACCGCGATCTTCCCAAAGCGGCCGTGGGTGACTGGGCCGATCGCAACGAAGAACCTCAACCTGAAGGCAGCAGTTCGCTCTGGCGGGGTGATCTGGGCGAAGAGCAGGTCCGCAAATCGCGTCAGGGTTATTATGGTTCCGTCTCCTTCATTGATGAACAGATAGGACGCATCCTCGATGCACTCGAAGAACGAGGCGAACTGGAGAACACGCTTATCGTATACACCTCCGATCATGGCGACATGACGGGCGACCACCATCTCTGGCGGAAAGGCTACGGCTACGAAGCCTCTGCCCGTGTCCCGATGTTGGTCCGGTGGCCCAACGGAATGGCCTCCGACGAACGGGGGGTGACCTGGAATCAACCGACGGAACTAAGGGATATCCTTCCGACCTTCCTGGATGCCGCAGGCATTGATGCGAACCCGGCCGACTTTGACGGGAAAAGCTTGCTCAAGCTCGCCCGGGGTGAGAATTCCGACTGGCGGGAATACATCGACATGGAACACGACATCTGCTACCGCCCCTGGATCCACTGGAGCGGTTTAACCGATGGCCGCACCAAGTACCTCTTCCACACACTTGATGGTGAACAACAATTGTTCGACCTGGAGAACGATCCGCATGAATTGAAAAATCTTGCCGGATTACCTGAACATTCCGACGAACTCCGCAAGTGGCGCAGTCGCATGGTGGACCATTTCCAGATCCGCGGTGAGCCCTTCCTGAAAAACGGCGATCTGGCACTCCGACCGAAGAGCAACAAGCTAAGCCCCCATTATCCGGGACCGCCCGTTAAAAAGTCGAATGCGTAA
- a CDS encoding PQQ-like beta-propeller repeat protein, producing MPRMSLFKHRLNLTAINRMLVCISLLAMLCVYSGCRPETPVEEVSVEQTDAGEELPALDYGPTDWPYWRGPTQDGKPSESASAEKPWTSLENELWKIKVPGRGHSSPVIYGNQVFLTTADDAAETQSLLAFDRDSGDELWTRQVHQGNFPSDGEMHRKSTNASPTPACDGERVFALFLNDAQLYLSAYSLTGEQLWQTSTGAYISRFGLGPSPVLYQSYVIVASEHSGGGNITAVHRKTGKVAWRVKRTRADTYSSPAIFNIDGTDHMILSGANEVVSLDPANGKTRWSIEGTAKSTCGTAVRWNDLILVSGGYPERETMGIRVGAKAEKIWSAREKLYIPSLITFKGHVLGLNDDGIACCWEVETGKQTFKTRTSSGYAASPVLDGDQIIILNEQGMGSILNQNPNELESVSERSFGTNAMASPAISGDRLYLRVAEEGANGRQEYLYCLQK from the coding sequence ATGCCACGGATGTCTCTCTTTAAACACCGATTAAACTTAACAGCGATCAACAGAATGTTGGTCTGTATCTCCCTGTTGGCAATGCTTTGTGTTTATTCAGGTTGTCGCCCAGAGACACCCGTTGAAGAAGTCTCGGTTGAGCAAACTGATGCGGGAGAAGAACTACCTGCTCTCGATTATGGTCCCACGGACTGGCCTTATTGGCGTGGTCCTACGCAAGATGGAAAACCGTCCGAAAGCGCCAGCGCAGAAAAACCGTGGACGAGTCTCGAAAATGAACTGTGGAAAATCAAAGTTCCGGGGCGCGGTCATTCTTCTCCCGTGATTTATGGGAATCAAGTTTTTCTTACGACAGCCGATGACGCCGCCGAAACACAAAGTCTATTAGCCTTCGACCGTGATTCCGGAGATGAACTCTGGACGAGGCAAGTGCATCAGGGCAATTTCCCTTCCGATGGAGAGATGCACCGCAAAAGTACAAATGCTTCTCCGACACCCGCCTGTGATGGAGAGCGGGTCTTCGCTTTGTTTCTGAATGATGCACAGCTCTATTTGTCTGCCTACAGCCTGACTGGCGAGCAACTCTGGCAGACTTCCACCGGGGCATACATCTCTCGCTTCGGACTGGGACCTTCACCCGTGTTGTATCAATCCTATGTGATTGTAGCCTCGGAGCATTCGGGTGGGGGCAACATCACCGCCGTGCATCGCAAGACGGGTAAAGTTGCCTGGAGAGTCAAGCGGACTCGGGCCGATACCTATTCGTCACCCGCCATATTTAATATCGACGGAACCGACCACATGATCCTGAGCGGGGCGAATGAAGTCGTCAGCCTCGATCCCGCCAATGGCAAGACGCGCTGGAGCATTGAAGGGACAGCCAAATCGACTTGTGGCACCGCCGTTCGCTGGAATGATCTGATACTTGTCTCTGGTGGATACCCGGAACGGGAAACAATGGGAATTCGGGTGGGTGCGAAAGCGGAGAAAATCTGGTCGGCTCGCGAGAAGTTGTATATTCCCTCGTTGATCACATTCAAGGGGCATGTACTGGGACTTAATGACGATGGCATCGCCTGTTGTTGGGAAGTAGAGACGGGCAAGCAGACTTTTAAAACGCGAACATCCAGTGGATACGCTGCTTCCCCCGTTCTGGATGGCGATCAGATCATCATTCTTAATGAACAAGGGATGGGATCGATTCTCAATCAGAATCCCAACGAACTCGAATCGGTTTCCGAACGCAGTTTCGGTACCAACGCCATGGCATCTCCGGCCATCTCGGGAGACCGACTCTATCTACGCGTGGCGGAAGAGGGAGCAAATGGACGTCAGGAATATCTGTACTGCCTGCAGAAATAA
- a CDS encoding NAD-dependent epimerase/dehydratase family protein has product MSQFDGSRVLITGGLGFIGANLARRLVGQGAEVTLVDSLIPEYGGNLENIAGIADRVKLNISDVRDEHSLRYLVQGQDYLFNLAGQTSHLDSMHDPFTDLEINARAQLSILETCRLENPNIRIVFAGTRQVYGKPDYLPVDEKHPLRPVDVNGVNKMAGEWYHILYNNVYNIKTTVLRLTNTYGPCMRIKDARQTFVGVWIRQLLQGDSIEVWGGAQLRDFTYIDDCLDAMMLAATHDNATGQIFNLGGREVISLEDLALLLTEEHGSGRFQRKEFPADRQRIDIGDYYADDRLIREQLGWEPQVSLRDGLRRTIDYYRERLDSYV; this is encoded by the coding sequence ATGTCTCAGTTTGACGGGAGTCGGGTACTTATTACCGGGGGGCTGGGATTCATCGGCGCGAATCTCGCGCGGCGACTCGTCGGACAGGGGGCCGAAGTTACCCTCGTTGACAGCTTGATTCCGGAGTACGGAGGGAACCTCGAAAACATCGCCGGCATTGCAGATCGAGTGAAACTGAACATCTCTGATGTCCGCGACGAGCATAGCCTGCGGTATCTCGTGCAGGGACAGGATTACCTGTTCAACTTGGCGGGGCAAACGAGTCATCTTGATTCGATGCACGATCCGTTCACCGACTTGGAGATCAATGCGCGGGCACAACTTTCTATTCTGGAAACATGCCGTCTGGAAAACCCAAACATTCGCATTGTGTTCGCCGGAACTCGTCAGGTGTATGGTAAACCCGATTACCTACCCGTCGATGAAAAACATCCGCTACGTCCCGTCGACGTGAATGGTGTCAACAAGATGGCGGGGGAGTGGTACCACATTCTGTATAATAATGTGTATAACATTAAAACGACCGTCCTCCGTTTAACGAACACGTACGGCCCCTGTATGCGAATTAAAGATGCCCGGCAGACATTCGTCGGGGTCTGGATTCGGCAGTTGTTGCAAGGAGATTCGATTGAAGTTTGGGGCGGCGCACAACTGCGTGACTTCACGTACATTGATGATTGTCTCGATGCCATGATGTTGGCCGCGACTCACGATAATGCAACAGGACAGATCTTTAATCTGGGAGGAAGAGAAGTGATCAGTCTGGAAGATCTCGCCTTACTCCTTACGGAAGAGCATGGTTCAGGCAGATTCCAACGCAAAGAGTTTCCCGCCGATCGTCAACGGATTGATATTGGTGATTATTATGCTGATGACCGGCTCATCCGCGAGCAACTCGGATGGGAACCTCAGGTTTCTCTTCGAGATGGGTTGCGGAGAACGATTGATTATTATCGTGAGCGATTGGATTCGTATGTTTAA
- a CDS encoding DegT/DnrJ/EryC1/StrS family aminotransferase, whose amino-acid sequence MTDQHPVKQCDPHAGYHAWWVEIDAAVIETLQRDRYLMGKELRLFEQEFSQWQECEHTVGVANGTDALLLSLMALDIKPGSAVLTPSMTAVATVNAIVRSGAIPVFVDVNEETGTICPHSLEETLKRLRRRSFGLKPAAMVVVHLYGLAAEMSRLCVLSEEYSLPIIEDAAQAHGARYRDKRVGTFGKLAAFSFYPTKNLAALGDAGAVTTDDLRLAERVRALRQYGWDEQRQSHEVGVNSRLDELQATILRIKLRHINQETRRRRKIAQHYNHALLSTSIEPMEVLANSKPVYHQYVVRTPQRESLRQHLEKQQIQTAVHYPLAVHQHPVYQKRYDQLLHQKLIEPLVRTEKLAEQVLSLPMYPQLSDGEIERVTHACREWSTLRGGTEQGSTEK is encoded by the coding sequence ATGACTGACCAACATCCCGTCAAACAATGCGACCCGCACGCCGGTTACCACGCCTGGTGGGTCGAGATCGATGCGGCGGTGATTGAGACATTGCAGCGTGACCGCTATCTCATGGGGAAAGAACTTCGTCTCTTCGAGCAGGAGTTCTCGCAGTGGCAGGAATGTGAACATACTGTGGGTGTGGCGAATGGGACGGATGCCCTGTTGCTCTCGCTGATGGCACTGGATATTAAACCGGGAAGTGCCGTGCTGACTCCTTCGATGACGGCCGTGGCGACCGTTAATGCGATTGTCCGCAGCGGGGCCATTCCCGTTTTTGTAGACGTGAATGAAGAGACGGGGACGATTTGCCCGCACTCGCTCGAAGAGACATTAAAACGACTTCGGCGTCGCTCATTCGGTTTGAAACCCGCAGCGATGGTGGTGGTTCATCTGTATGGTTTAGCGGCAGAGATGTCCCGATTGTGTGTACTATCGGAAGAATATTCGCTTCCCATTATTGAAGATGCCGCTCAGGCACACGGAGCCCGCTATCGAGATAAACGGGTCGGAACATTCGGTAAACTGGCGGCGTTCAGTTTTTATCCTACGAAAAATCTGGCGGCCCTGGGTGATGCCGGAGCGGTGACCACGGACGACTTACGGTTAGCAGAACGGGTAAGAGCATTACGGCAATACGGATGGGACGAACAGAGACAATCTCATGAGGTGGGTGTGAACTCACGCCTGGATGAACTACAGGCGACAATCTTGCGTATCAAACTACGTCATATCAATCAGGAAACCCGCCGTCGTCGAAAGATTGCGCAGCATTATAATCATGCCCTACTGTCGACCTCTATTGAACCAATGGAGGTATTGGCGAACTCGAAGCCGGTCTACCATCAGTACGTCGTTCGTACACCGCAGCGAGAAAGTTTGCGACAACATTTGGAGAAGCAACAGATTCAAACAGCCGTTCATTATCCACTGGCCGTGCATCAACATCCGGTTTATCAGAAACGGTATGATCAACTCCTGCATCAGAAACTGATCGAGCCCCTTGTGCGAACAGAGAAGCTGGCGGAACAGGTTCTGAGTTTGCCAATGTATCCGCAATTGTCTGACGGGG